In Nerophis lumbriciformis linkage group LG04, RoL_Nlum_v2.1, whole genome shotgun sequence, a single window of DNA contains:
- the cd79a gene encoding B-cell antigen receptor complex-associated protein alpha chain, whose product MTTIHVFIICSLAVVFAAGKVSIEADRPWLRVRLFHTAVLECCFGTDQDSVRTAWIKEDAASGPNPVVASDMVTAGHRIYRGVTCGTLMLTKARLSDGGLYRCRLNATDVITHGTYLQVYEPLKKTINLSEKTKNNILMAEGLLLFLCVLVPSVALLFKSKQLSALQKTKARREEENIYQGLNLEECCAIYDQIDHSKTAVGPYQDVLNNVEEEIQLENP is encoded by the exons TGGTCTTTGCAGCTGGGAAGGTGAGCATCGAGGCGGACAGGCCTTGGCTGAGGGTCCGACTCTTTCACACCGCCGTCCTGGAGTGCTGCTTCGGGACCGACCAGGACTCGGTCCGAACCGCCTGGATCAAGGAAGACGCCGCCTCAGGCCCGAATCCTGTGGTGGCGTCGGACATGGTGACCGCGGGCCACAGAATCTATCGCGGCGTCACCTGCGGCACCCTGATGCTGACCAAGGCCCGGCTGAGCGACGGCGGGCTGTACCGCTGCCGGCTCAACGCCACTGATGTCATCACGCACGGCACCTACCTGCAGGTCTACG AGCCGCTGAAGAAGACAATAAACCTCAGCGAAAAGACCAAAAACAACATCCTGATGGCAGAGGGACTTTTGCTTTTCCTTTGTGTCCTCGTGCCTTCAGTCGCTCTCCTCTTTAAG TCAAAGCAACTCAGTGCGCTGCAGAAGACAAAGGCCAGGAGGGAAGAGGAGAACATCTATCAG GGCCTCAATCTGGAAGAGTGTTGCGCCATATACGATCAGATCGATCACTCCAAGACAGCGGTGGGCCCCTACCAGGATGTGCTCAACAATGTGGAGGAGGAAATCCAGCTGGAGAACCCGTGA